The following are encoded together in the Mycteria americana isolate JAX WOST 10 ecotype Jacksonville Zoo and Gardens chromosome 2, USCA_MyAme_1.0, whole genome shotgun sequence genome:
- the NKIRAS1 gene encoding NF-kappa-B inhibitor-interacting Ras-like protein 1: MGKGYKVVVCGMASVGKTAILEQLLYGKHTVGLEEGATMEDVYLASVETDRGVKEQLRLYDTRGLQEGVELPKHYFSVADGFILVYAVTSLEAFQRVELLKKEIDVFRDKKEVTVIVLGNKTDLLDQRQVETEAAQQWARAEKVRLWEVTVTDRKTLLEPFTFLASKLSQSQNKSTFPLPGRKSKGNNCDN; encoded by the exons ATGGGAAAGGGCTACAAGGTGGTGGTTTGTGGAATGGCCTCGGTGGGAAAGACTGCGATTTTGGAGCAGCTTCTCTATGGAAAGCATACTGTTG GCTTAGAAGAGGGTGCCACAATGGAAGATGTCTATTTGGCATCGGTGGAGACAGACCGAGGTGTGAAGGAACAGTTACGGCTTTATGACACCAGGGGTCTGCAGGAGGGTGTAGAACTGCCAAAACACTATTTCTCTGTTGCTGATGGTTTCATTCTTGTGTATGCCGTGACCAGCCTCGAAGCTTTCCAAAGAGTTGAACTGCTCAAAAAGGAGATCGACGTCTTTAGAGACAAAAAGGAG GTAACAGTTATTGTCTTGGGAAACAAAACTGACCTCCTGGACCAAAGGCAAGtggaaacagaagcagcacagcaatgGGCAAGGGCTGAGAAAGTGAGACTGTGGGAAGTGACTGTGACAGATCGGAAAACACTGCTTGAGCCCTTCACCTTCTTAGCTAGCAAACTCTCCCAGTCCCAGAACAAATCAACATTTCCCTTGCCTggaaggaagagcaaagggaATAACTGTGATAACTAA
- the RPL15 gene encoding large ribosomal subunit protein eL15, giving the protein MGAYKYIQELWRKKQSDVMRFLLRVRCWQYRQLSALHRAPRPTRPDKARRLGYKAKQGYVIYRVRVRRGGRKRPVPKGATYGKPVHHGVNQLKFARSLQSVAEERAGRHCGALRVLNSYWVGEDSTYKFFEVILIDPFHKTIRRNPDTQWITKPVHKHREMRGLTSAGRKSRGLGKGHKFHHTIGGSRRAAWRRRNTLQLHRYR; this is encoded by the exons ATGGGTGCCTACAAGTACATCCAGGAGCTATGGAGGAAAAAGCAGTCGGATGTGATGCGATTCCTCCTCCGTGTCCGCTGTTGGCAGTATCGCCAGCTGTCTGCCTTGCACCGAGCTCCCCGGCCCACCAGACCAGACAAAGCCCGCAGGCTGGGATATAAGGCCAAGCAAG GTTATGTTATCTACCGTGTCCGTGTTCGCCGTGGTGGTCGTAAACGCCCAGTCCCGAAAGGTGCAACCTATGGTAAACCTGTGCATCATGGTGTTAACCAGCTGAAGTTTGCCCGGAGTCTTCAGTCTGTAGCAGAG gaacGTGCTGGCCGTCACTGTGGGGCTCTGAGAGTCTTGAACTCGTATTGGGTGGGTGAAGATTCCACTTACAAGTTTTTTGAAGTGATCCTGATCGATCCCTTCCATAAGACCATCAGGCGCAACCCTGATACCCAATGGATCACCAAGCCCGTTCACAAGCACAGAGAGATGCGTGGGCTGACATCAGCTGGGCGGAAGAGTCGTGGCCTTGGCAAGGGCCACAAATTCCACCACACCATTGGTGGCTCACGTCGTGCTGCCTGGAGAAGACGCAATACCCTGCAGCTGCACCGTTACCGTTAA